AGGGCGATGTCGTCCTCGTCGAGCGGCCGCGGGTTCTTCTCGTTGAGCAAGTCATCATCGGGCTCCGGCGCCATGGCGTCGCAGCTGGCTcttctccggcgacggcgacggcgccggcTGGAGTGCCTTGGGAGTTCTGCTGTGTCAGCTCGTGCGCTGCGCCGCTGCGACTCGATTTTATTACTCCCTGTTCACCTCTTCGTGGCCGTCCGGCCGTCTGGGTCTCCGCCGTTCTCCGTTTCTTTCCTTCTCGGCAAGCCGTCGGGAATCATTCAGGCCGCAAGGCGCGTCCAAGCCCAACGCCGCCCAAGCGTGTTGTTAGGCCCAAACGACGCGTAATGCTGGCCCAAGTAGCATGTTTGACTCCGCCAGCCCAGGTTACTGACGAGTCAAGCCCAAGTACCTTGTTTGACTCCGCCAGCCCAGGTTAGGTTACTGACGAGTGTAATACCGGCCCAAGTAGCTTGTTTGACTCCGCCAGCCCAGGTTACCGACGAGTGTAATACTGGCCCAACTAGCTTGTTTAGCTTCGCCAGCCCAGGTTATTGACGAGTGCAACTCCTTTCTATTTTAGTAACATTCCATGAGTTTTTACTGCTTATTCTCACTTTTCAGTTCCGGACCTTTTCTATGTTTTATTAATTCTCAGGAACTTGTTGAATGACAAATAATCATTATGTTTTAGCAATTCTCAGGAACTTGTTGAACGACAAAATAATCCCTTGGAACAATATACGTGAACTACTTGGGGGTGGAATATTGTAAAGAACTGTAATATAATAAAACTTTGATTACTAGCGTGTGAATTTGATTTGCATGTGGGGTGGGTTGAGCCTTGAGAGTCCGCCTGTTTTCCCAGGCTACTCCCAAGTCtttctaaaaaaaaaagaaacagaaaAGGGTCCTCCCAAGTCCCAACAGCAAACGTTCCACTTTCATACCCGCCAAGCCGTTGGTGTTTAACAAATCAAACTCAATCCTCGGTAGCGTAGTACTGCGGGGCGAGCTCCGCTAGCCACAATGGGTCGATCCGGGTCAGGTTCTTGACGTAATTCTGCGTCGTCCGGACCAGCTCGTTGAAGATGACACAGTCCGGCTTGGTCCGGAAAAGCACGGATGAAGGATGGACCTGGACGCTCTGGCTTGTTGCGAGAGCCCTGCCAGGTGCCAGGTGCCAGATGACAGATGAGAACTAAGCTTTGGTCGGTAAGATCAGGTGCAAATTGGCTCATGGTACAAGTTTAGGATCATGATGCAGGGAAAGATTGTAGCAATGACTTGCATGGATTGAAAAATGTAAGAATGGAACACTACCTGTATGATCCATCTGGCTGTCGCATCGCTGCATTCAAGAAGAAGGCAGCCGTGAGACATCTCCTAAACAGAGGCATGTCCTCTCCACATGATGACAGGTTGAGGCCCATCTGTTGGACATGGCCCTGAATTTGACTGCAATAAATAGAAAATTGCTAATGTCAACTTGCAGCATGGTCAGGAAATCCTAAAGCGGATAGCCTTCCATTTTTTTCTAACATAATTTTTGCACCAGTTTTTTTAATTCAAATAGATAATCTGTACAGGTATGGCAAAGCCGATGGAGCAGAAACTAGAAACTAACCTGTGAACATCACGAGCATGCTTTAGAGACCGGTGGTTGATAAAGTTTTCCCTGCACCATCTGGTCAAAGCCTTTTCCATTGTTCTCTCTTTGGCATTTGCATTTTTGCTCTTCTCCAAGCATTCTGCAGCTGCGCGATAGACATTCACCAAGGTGATATGGTCTCCTTCCGAGTTTTCAAAACCCTTCCTAGCAGCTCTTGCCTAAACAAAATGGCATCAGTTTTCAAAGTAGTATGCCAAAATTTAACCTTGAATTCGCTCCTAACTTCCTAGAACCTTTTGACACAAATTTAACTAGCAGACAGTAATTAAAACAGATACCTCTTCTAACTTCTCACGTGGGGAGAAAAAGATTGATTCCACAGAAAGCATAGATACAACAATCAGCATTTCTTCCAAGCACTTGAATTCACTTGCCACTATTAATGCCTTAGAATACATTGGATCCAAAGGCAGCCTAGCCATCTGATGGCCAACGGGATCTGACAATTTATAATCATCAGTCAGAGCCCCTAGTAAGATTAACTGCTCCAACGATTTCAAAATAGCAGTCCTGTAGTAAGGTTGCGCACCAATAAGCAATAACTCAGCATTGATATAAAGCAACAAGCTATTTAACTTATACTGGATATTACTGAGAAGCTTCAAAAAAACTCAGTTCGTTTCTTCAATTAAGCTGTTAAAGCGTAGGTCATAAAGTTCATAAAGAAATCCAGGTCAGGGGGGTTTCTTTTACTATAATGCCAAAGCTGGGGTACATGTGACAAGAAATAAAATACATCAAATACAGTAATATATGTTGCATCGTCTCATCACAGATATTAATTTCCCAGCACAATAGCACACACTGAACAGAGAGTTACTTTGAGAATATTCTTCAACATAGAAGCAGGCTAAAAAAATTACCTTGATGGTTTCTCCATAAAATCAAAACCTATGATGTCATCAATTCCAAGAGCCTTGAGTTGCAAAACAACATTTGATAGGTTACACCGCTTGATCTCAGGCACTGTAGAGTCTACCAGTTTATCAAACTCACTTTCTTGGAACAACCGGAAGCACTTCCCAGGCCCCTCACGTCCAGCACGACCACTGAGTGTAGAATGGTGACATCAAAAAAAGAGCAAATAAAAAAACAGGCCCATAAGCCTTGTTATCTAATGGAACCATGTGCATCAGATATAAGCAATAAGATGCAAAACAGTCAATCATCACATGTGGATTCATTCTACCTCATCCTGTAAAACATAGGATTGGCTAAAGTGCTAAACAGTAAGCCATGCTGACAAACCACTTAACACATGAATTCTTCGTTATCCCAAATATTAGGcacaaaataaaaaagaatctACCTCCTTTGGAGAGCCTGTGCTTTCGAAACAGGGATGATGATTAATGATTCCATTCCAGTCACAGGATTGTAAGCACGAGCTTTTACCATCCCAGGATCAATAACATATTTGATGCCAGGTATTGTTACAGAAGTCTCAGCAATATTGGTTGCTAGAACTACCTGGCATATGAAAATCAGCAAACAGTCATACTTAGCTTAGCAGACTCTGGTGTGGAACTTTCAAGGGTAATTGAAACACCGAAAATGAATACAAAGAAAAATAAGTTACTGAATGGACACAACAGTAAAACATATAACCAGAAGGTTTGTCTTTATTAAAAGTAACTCTTGTCAGGAACACTAAATAGCCTAAGTCTATTGTAAAAAATTTCATCTGCAACTGATGATATGACTTTTGGTTCGTAGTGACTTTAATGTGTGTTCTTTTTCTCTTTTAGGGGCAGGCAAAGTGATTGAATGACAGTTAATACATTTCCGTTTTAGTTGATCTCTATTACAACAATTGTTACCCAGAGAATAACAGTAGCAAGATCAATTCTGTATTCTGCCTAATAATGATTATTTAACAATAGGTCGTATAGCTAGAATAGCAGTATCATGTTAGAATTAAGGAAGCTTGGATACATTTTTGAACATATTTGAAACATGAACAAAGCTTTGTTAAAATCCTGCAGAGAATTTTCAGACAGACTATCAACATTACATGTGTTTGTTATGGACGTGGACCAGGAGCACGCCATCAAGATAGGATTAGTTAGTTTGTTCAAGTTTGTTAGCTCTTAGGATTTGTTAGTTGCTTGGATAAGATTTGTTAGTGAGTTTGTTAGGCGCCTTGTCTATAAAAGGCTGCCGTGAGTCCTAGGTTAGGCAGGCGAGAATTGAGCAAAGATCTCCTCGGCAGGAGGGGGATCTTGCTCAAGGTGCCCTCTGCATTCCTCGTTCTTTCATCTACTAAAGGTTCCTTCCCTGGCCATATCATTTGGTATTCAGAGCCTTAGATCCTACAATTTTTTTCCACCACCATTTTCTCCCCCGCGCCAGATTGGATTGATTTCACACCTGTTCTCCCCAAAAAAATCCCACCCAATCCCACCCCAGATTGCATCTGTTCTCTTCATCCATCGTCCATGGAAACCATCAGGGAGGCCAGAGTCCTTTGTCATGACATCCGTGCATTACTGGAGAAGATGCAAAGGAAGCTCAACGAGATGGACTCTCCAGCCGGGGCagcgccaccgcgccgccgccaacaCCTGCATCACCGAACCCAACGTCATCTACCCTGGCGACTGCAACAGCACCTTCTCCGTCTGCAGCAGCACCTCCATCTTCACCACTGATTGCAGCAGCTGCAACACCAGCCCTGGCGGTCTGGGTGCCATCCCTTGGCTACGCGCGGGCTGATGCATCATCAACGGCTGTGGCACTAGCAGCGACTTCGCCACAGGTGGTGCCAGGCGCTCCGCCGGCGTCTCCTCCTACGCCGCAGCCACCGGCAACTCCAGCTGCGCCGCCAGCATCTCCTCCTATACCACAGCCGCCCTTGCCTTCTCTGCCTGCACCGGTGGCGCCCACGCCGCCAGCGCCGGCCCCGGCCCCGCAGGTGATGCCACCGCCGTTGCCCACACCATAGACACCGACGCCATTGCTGCCAGCGATCCCCGCGCCATCGACGTCCACGCCATTTCCGCCAGCGATCCCCGAGCCATCGACGCCAACACCGTTGCCTTCTGCGACGCCTGCGCCCACGCCGTCACATACGCCGTTGCCTCCGATGCCGCCTTCACCAACGGCACCAGCATCCTCTGCCCCGACAATTGCGACAACACCTCCACCTACGACAGCGCCATCTCAGCCATCGTTGGAGGCAGCTACGGTGTGGGATCCTCCCCCACAGCCACCGGTGTCTCCTCCTACACCGCAGCCACAAGCGACACCAGCTGCGCCACCGGTGTCTCCTCCGGTACAGCAGCCGGCCACACCCTCTCCATCGACGATCATGGCAGCAACTGCTCCATTGGTTTCGCTGGGGCCATTATTGGTTGTCGCTTCGCTGGCGTCTGCGATCGAACCAGCACCACTGGCACTAGCACCTCCGCTGACAATTCTTCCCCTGGTGTCGTCCCTAAGCCAGCCGCTGGAAGTGCTGTTGTCAAGACCAGAGGCAGCAGCCCCATGTTCTGGGGATGAAAATTGTGATGCAGCACGCTACCAGATGTGCATGTGCCAAGTGCCATTGCAGCCATCATCCACGCCTCCGCTTGGCGGCAATGCTCGGGTCTCCACGACTCCGTCCTACAAGCATGCGACAGTGCGACCATGGTCACAGGTCGCGCCTTCCTCATCGTGCGCCATACTGCTGCCTGCATCAGCCTTTCCTCCGCCTTCGGCACAGTTTGAGTGGACACATCATGCCTCCTGGCGGAGCGACGAACTTGCGCTGCCGCCTACAACAGTTCTCCATCACCACTCGCCCAGGATTTCGACCGCCTACACGCGCTGCTGCACATTGGAGGGCACCTGCTGTTGGCTGTGCCCCCCATCCTTCTCGCTGGGGCAGACTCCATCCACTGTCGGATTCCACCAGCGACATCGATACGGGTAACCAGACCTTGAGCTCATTGGGCGAGATTTGGCACCACCAAAGCTGCGGCCACCTTCGAGCTGGAAGGGCGTTGGGCTCCAATTCGCCATCAGCTGCGGCTGTCATGGTTTGTCCGGCATCTCGCGACGCCCTGACTTTGAGCTGAGCGCCTTCAGCGTTGATGACGAGAGTTTGGGTCAACAGGATTGGGCCAGGGGATTCTACAGTGCTGCTATGTGTGCTGTTTCTTTCTGAGCCAACAAGTGTTTGTGGCGTGAACTGCTCTACCGTGCTGCTATCTTCACCAACAACAGGCTACTTCAATCTTCTGTCTTCAGTTCTGAGCACTATTGCAGCTCAAGGACGAGCTGTCTTGAAGGGGTGCGGAAATGTTATGGACGTGGACCAGGAGCACGCCATCAAGATAGGATTAGTTAGTTTGTTCAAGTTTGTTAGCTCTTAGGATTTGTTAGTTGCTTGGATAAGATTTGTTAGTGAGTTTGTTAGGCGCCTTGTCTATAAAAGGCTGCCGTGAGTCCTAGGTTAGGCAGGTGAGAATTGAGCAAAGATCTCCTCGGCAGGAGGGGGAACTTGCTCAAGGTGCTCTCTGTATTCCTCATTCTTTCATCT
The genomic region above belongs to Panicum hallii strain FIL2 chromosome 4, PHallii_v3.1, whole genome shotgun sequence and contains:
- the LOC112890717 gene encoding pre-mRNA-splicing factor ATP-dependent RNA helicase DEAH10 yields the protein MPSFSAGASTQKQQNYQRRRQQIREQRKSLPIASVEKRLVDEVRKNDTLIIVGETGSGKTTQLPQFLYDGGFCQDGKVIGITQPRRVAAVTVAKRVAEECNDQLGKKVGYSIRFDDSTSNATRIKYMTDGLLLREALLDPLLSKYSVIVVDEAHERTVHTDVLLGLLKKVQHSRANASKNGKTLPSMGHSQNLTQKACQGTICAPLKLIIMSASLDAKCFSDYFGGAKAVHIQGRQYPVDILYTYQPESDYLDATLVTIFQIHLEEGPGDILAFLTGQEEIESLERLINERARLLPPESSKIWTTPIYSSLPSEQQMNAFKSAPAGTRKVVLATNIAETSVTIPGIKYVIDPGMVKARAYNPVTGMESLIIIPVSKAQALQRSGRAGREGPGKCFRLFQESEFDKLVDSTVPEIKRCNLSNVVLQLKALGIDDIIGFDFMEKPSRTAILKSLEQLILLGALTDDYKLSDPVGHQMARLPLDPMYSKALIVASEFKCLEEMLIVVSMLSVESIFFSPREKLEEARAARKGFENSEGDHITLVNVYRAAAECLEKSKNANAKERTMEKALTRWCRENFINHRSLKHARDVHSQIQGHVQQMGLNLSSCGEDMPLFRRCLTAAFFLNAAMRQPDGSYRALATSQSVQVHPSSVLFRTKPDCVIFNELVRTTQNYVKNLTRIDPLWLAELAPQYYATED